A part of Pectobacterium cacticida genomic DNA contains:
- a CDS encoding DeoR/GlpR family DNA-binding transcription regulator — translation MLEETRLHRIQALLSTLNRVSTEKIIQHLGVSRETVRRDILKLEAAGVLRRVHGGIVAATLAPEPPLSIRSAVREKEKQAIAQVAVQQLKAGQTLFIDAGSTTALLADELLSMPGMTVITNSLTVAQKLSATESMAQHSVILLGGYMGATAQATSGDITLNELARYRADVALLSPVGIDAASGATSFAHHEAAIARSMVQYARTRIILADHSKIGVTSRVVYATVQEIDMVITDALSTEKAALSLLQAHCQQVIVA, via the coding sequence ATGTTAGAAGAAACGCGGTTACATCGCATTCAGGCGTTGCTCTCGACGTTAAACCGGGTGAGTACTGAGAAAATCATTCAGCACCTTGGGGTTTCGCGCGAAACCGTCCGGCGCGATATTCTCAAACTGGAGGCGGCAGGGGTATTACGTCGCGTTCACGGCGGCATTGTGGCCGCCACGCTGGCGCCGGAACCGCCATTGTCTATTCGTAGCGCCGTGCGCGAGAAAGAAAAGCAGGCGATTGCTCAAGTCGCCGTGCAACAACTCAAAGCGGGGCAAACGTTGTTTATCGATGCGGGCAGCACCACGGCGCTGCTCGCCGACGAACTGCTCTCTATGCCCGGAATGACGGTGATTACCAATAGCCTCACCGTCGCCCAAAAGCTCAGTGCGACAGAGTCGATGGCGCAGCATAGCGTCATTCTTCTTGGCGGATATATGGGCGCGACGGCACAGGCCACCAGCGGCGATATTACGCTCAACGAGCTGGCGCGCTACCGTGCCGATGTCGCGCTACTTTCTCCCGTCGGGATTGACGCGGCCTCCGGCGCCACCAGTTTTGCCCACCATGAAGCCGCTATCGCCAGATCGATGGTGCAATATGCCAGAACACGCATCATCCTCGCGGATCACAGCAAGATCGGCGTCACCAGTCGGGTGGTCTATGCCACCGTACAAGAAATCGATATGGTGATCACCGATGCATTAAGCACGGAAAAAGCGGCCCTATCTTTACTACAGGCGCATTGCCAGCAGGTGATCGTGGCCTGA
- a CDS encoding ABC transporter substrate-binding protein has product MNRSLFCRISLLAVLSCATLFNAAAYAGAITVYTSLEEDEIKDYVAQAKKDLPDLTINVLRLSTGDLGPRILAESKNPQHDVIWGWAVTSVMDPRISALLEPYDAKGSEQLPARYRAADHKWFAATGYMAAFCVNTEVLKAKNLPVPASWQDLTNPIYKGEIVMPNPVSSGTGYLQIAALLQAKGEQDGWAFLKSLDGNIAQYTKSGSRPCKAARTGEYAIGISLAFAAMQSIEEGYPLKMVIPHDGAGYELEASALMASAKNKPDAKRFLDWTLSSHAAELYTKYKEIVTIPGVAQSKAATMAGLPADLSSVLYPVDFTQSANSRHATLTTWQKTIGR; this is encoded by the coding sequence ATGAACCGTTCTTTATTTTGCCGCATTAGCCTGCTCGCCGTGTTGAGCTGTGCCACACTGTTTAACGCCGCCGCATATGCTGGCGCCATCACGGTCTATACCTCACTGGAAGAGGACGAGATTAAAGATTATGTCGCTCAGGCCAAAAAAGATTTACCCGACCTGACAATTAATGTGCTGCGTTTGTCCACCGGCGACCTTGGCCCACGGATTCTGGCCGAATCCAAGAATCCGCAACATGATGTCATTTGGGGTTGGGCGGTAACCAGCGTGATGGACCCGAGAATATCGGCCTTGCTGGAACCCTATGATGCCAAAGGCAGTGAGCAACTCCCGGCACGCTATCGGGCGGCGGATCATAAATGGTTTGCGGCGACCGGCTACATGGCGGCCTTCTGTGTCAACACTGAAGTGCTCAAAGCCAAAAACCTTCCTGTGCCTGCCTCCTGGCAAGATCTGACTAACCCAATCTATAAGGGTGAAATTGTGATGCCCAATCCTGTCTCGTCCGGTACGGGTTATCTACAAATCGCCGCATTGCTGCAAGCGAAAGGGGAACAAGACGGTTGGGCATTTCTGAAATCACTGGATGGCAATATCGCCCAATACACCAAGTCGGGCTCGCGTCCCTGCAAGGCGGCGCGGACGGGCGAATATGCCATTGGCATATCGTTAGCGTTTGCCGCCATGCAGTCGATTGAAGAAGGCTACCCACTCAAAATGGTGATTCCGCACGATGGCGCTGGCTATGAGTTGGAGGCTTCCGCCCTGATGGCCTCAGCGAAGAACAAACCGGATGCCAAACGCTTTCTTGACTGGACACTGTCTAGCCATGCTGCCGAGCTGTACACCAAATACAAAGAGATCGTGACAATCCCCGGCGTTGCGCAGTCTAAAGCCGCGACAATGGCGGGGCTGCCCGCCGACCTCTCATCGGTGCTCTACCCTGTGGATTTCACCCAAAGCGCCAACAGTCGCCACGCGACATTGACAACCTGGCAAAAAACCATCGGCCGATAA
- the bglX gene encoding beta-glucosidase BglX gives MKWLISLTMAIGLACNPLAAQELSPVPTSLSPSHSQRDAFVTDLLKKMTLEEKVGQLRLISVGADNPKAAIREMIKNGQVGAIFNTVTRPDIRAMQDQVMQLSRLKIPLFFAYDVVHGQRTIFPIALGLASSWDMAAIEKSARVAAYEATEDGLNMTWAPMVDITRDPRWGRVSEGFGEDTWLTSKIAGVVVKAFQGDDVTGRHSLMTSVKHYALYGAVEGGRDYNTVDMSPQRMFQDYMPPYKAAIDAGSGGVMVALNSINGTPATANSWLLKDVLRDNWHFKGITITDHGAIKELIKHGVASGPRDASRLAIKSGIGMSMSDEYFARYLPELVKSGAVSPQEIDDACRQVLNVKYDMGLFADPYRHLGPVGSDPVDTNAESRLHRLEARDVARKSLVLLKNRLQTLPLKKQGTIAVVGPLADSQRDTMGSWSAAGVAKQTITVYQGLKNAVGDKATILYAKGANVSNHKGIIDFLNQYETAVQVDKRPPQVMIDEAVAVAQKADVVVAVVGEAAGMAHEASSRSNIDLPQSQRDLIAALKATGKPLVLVLMNGRPLALVHEDQQADALLETWFSGTEGGNAIADVLFGDYNPSGKLPMSFPRSVGQIPIYYNHLPTGRPYTPENPGKYTSHYYDEANGPLYPFGYGLSYTTFSVSDVRLSSQTMKRNGTINASVTVKNTGKRAGETVVQLYLHDVVASISRPVKELRGFEKVMLQPGESRTVTFTLNQDALKFYNARMQQVVEPGKFDVMIGLDSQRVKHGSFTLL, from the coding sequence ATGAAATGGTTGATTTCACTGACGATGGCAATAGGACTTGCCTGTAATCCGCTAGCGGCGCAGGAATTGTCACCTGTGCCGACCTCTTTATCCCCCTCACATTCGCAGCGCGATGCCTTTGTTACCGATCTCCTGAAGAAAATGACGCTGGAAGAGAAGGTCGGTCAGCTCCGATTAATCAGTGTCGGGGCTGATAATCCGAAAGCCGCCATCCGGGAGATGATCAAAAACGGCCAGGTCGGCGCGATTTTTAATACGGTAACTCGCCCGGATATTCGCGCTATGCAGGATCAGGTGATGCAACTCAGCCGCCTGAAGATCCCGTTGTTTTTCGCCTATGACGTGGTGCATGGGCAGCGTACCATTTTCCCGATTGCGTTGGGGCTGGCGTCGAGCTGGGACATGGCTGCGATTGAAAAAAGCGCACGCGTGGCGGCGTATGAAGCGACGGAAGACGGCCTGAATATGACCTGGGCGCCGATGGTGGATATCACGCGCGATCCGCGCTGGGGCCGGGTGTCGGAAGGCTTCGGGGAAGACACCTGGCTGACAAGTAAAATCGCCGGCGTGGTCGTGAAAGCCTTTCAGGGAGATGATGTCACCGGCCGTCATTCGCTGATGACCAGTGTAAAACATTACGCGCTCTATGGCGCGGTTGAAGGCGGACGCGATTATAACACGGTGGACATGAGCCCTCAGCGTATGTTCCAGGACTATATGCCGCCCTATAAAGCAGCGATTGACGCGGGCAGCGGCGGCGTGATGGTGGCGCTGAATTCCATTAACGGCACGCCCGCCACCGCCAATAGCTGGTTGCTGAAAGATGTTCTGCGTGATAACTGGCATTTCAAGGGGATTACGATTACCGACCATGGTGCAATCAAAGAGCTAATTAAACATGGCGTCGCCAGCGGTCCGCGTGATGCTTCGCGTTTGGCGATCAAATCGGGTATCGGGATGAGCATGAGCGACGAGTATTTTGCGCGCTACCTGCCCGAACTGGTGAAAAGCGGTGCAGTGAGCCCGCAGGAAATCGATGATGCCTGCCGTCAGGTGCTGAACGTAAAATACGATATGGGGCTGTTTGCCGATCCTTATCGCCACCTGGGACCAGTAGGTTCCGATCCGGTGGACACCAATGCAGAAAGTCGGTTACATCGGCTGGAGGCGCGTGATGTGGCGCGGAAAAGTCTGGTGTTGTTGAAAAACCGCCTGCAAACGCTGCCGCTGAAAAAGCAGGGGACGATTGCCGTCGTCGGGCCATTGGCTGACAGCCAGCGCGATACCATGGGAAGCTGGTCTGCCGCGGGTGTGGCAAAACAAACGATTACCGTTTATCAGGGGCTGAAGAATGCCGTCGGCGATAAAGCCACCATCCTCTACGCCAAAGGCGCCAATGTCAGTAATCATAAAGGCATTATCGACTTCCTCAATCAATATGAAACGGCTGTGCAGGTGGATAAACGTCCACCACAGGTGATGATCGATGAAGCCGTGGCGGTCGCGCAGAAGGCTGATGTCGTGGTGGCGGTGGTCGGCGAAGCCGCCGGGATGGCGCATGAAGCCTCCAGTCGTTCTAATATCGACTTGCCGCAAAGCCAGCGCGATTTGATTGCGGCGCTGAAAGCCACGGGAAAACCGCTGGTCTTGGTGCTGATGAATGGTCGCCCTTTGGCGCTAGTGCATGAAGATCAACAGGCCGATGCGTTACTGGAAACCTGGTTCAGCGGCACGGAAGGCGGCAACGCCATTGCCGACGTATTATTCGGCGACTATAACCCGTCCGGCAAGCTACCCATGTCTTTCCCGCGTTCCGTCGGTCAGATTCCTATCTACTATAACCATTTGCCGACCGGTCGACCTTATACGCCGGAAAACCCCGGTAAATATACCTCTCATTATTATGATGAGGCCAACGGGCCGCTTTATCCGTTTGGTTACGGCCTGAGCTACACGACATTCAGCGTCTCAGACGTGCGTTTGTCCAGTCAGACCATGAAGCGTAACGGCACAATCAATGCCAGCGTGACGGTAAAAAACACCGGTAAGCGTGCTGGTGAAACTGTCGTGCAGCTCTACTTGCACGATGTCGTTGCCTCCATCAGTCGTCCAGTGAAAGAACTGCGCGGTTTCGAGAAAGTCATGCTACAGCCAGGGGAGTCTCGCACGGTGACCTTCACGCTTAACCAGGACGCGTTGAAATTTTACAATGCCCGCATGCAGCAGGTTGTCGAGCCGGGTAAATTCGACGTGATGATTGGTTTGGATTCGCAACGCGTGAAGCATGGCAGTTTTACCCTGCTATAA
- a CDS encoding glutathione S-transferase family protein has translation MYQLYIANKNYSSWSLRPWVLLKTLAIPFTEQLVAFAPGIEQPAFKAFSPTAKVPCLIDGETTVWDSLAITEYLAERHEGVWPRDANARAWARCAAAEMHSGFTALRNHCAMSCGVRVKMNAIAPALSNDLERLCELWQEGLTRFGGPFLAGNAFTAVDAFFAPVVFRINTYQLPVSPQAAAYGARLLAQPAMQRWLADALAETWREAAHEEEVKKAGEVIEDLRAHA, from the coding sequence ATGTATCAATTGTATATCGCTAATAAAAACTATTCGTCCTGGTCATTGCGTCCGTGGGTATTGTTGAAAACGCTGGCGATTCCTTTCACAGAGCAACTCGTCGCCTTTGCTCCAGGCATCGAGCAACCGGCATTTAAGGCTTTTTCGCCAACGGCAAAAGTTCCCTGCCTGATCGATGGCGAAACTACCGTGTGGGATTCATTGGCGATTACCGAATATCTGGCCGAACGACATGAAGGCGTGTGGCCGCGCGATGCCAACGCCCGCGCCTGGGCACGCTGCGCCGCTGCGGAAATGCATTCCGGCTTTACTGCGTTGCGTAATCACTGCGCCATGAGCTGCGGCGTGCGCGTAAAAATGAACGCTATCGCCCCGGCGCTCAGCAACGACCTTGAGCGTCTTTGCGAGCTGTGGCAGGAGGGTTTGACGCGCTTCGGCGGGCCATTTCTGGCAGGAAACGCGTTCACGGCAGTAGACGCCTTTTTTGCGCCCGTTGTCTTCCGTATCAACACTTATCAACTTCCCGTTTCTCCGCAAGCCGCTGCCTATGGCGCACGTCTATTAGCACAGCCCGCCATGCAGCGCTGGCTAGCAGATGCCTTAGCGGAAACCTGGCGTGAAGCCGCACATGAGGAAGAGGTGAAAAAGGCGGGTGAGGTGATAGAAGATTTACGCGCCCACGCGTAA
- a CDS encoding ABC transporter ATP-binding protein — protein MALVIHNLYKSFDGYVALDRINLAIENAEFVCLLGPSGCGKTTLLRIIAGLLSCDGGKITLDDRDLVNVPAKERGFGIVFQSYSLFPHMTIAQNIGYGLKIRRVPAEEIAARVSDLLDTVRLSGFGDRYPTQLSGGQQQRVAIARALAVNPALLLLDEPLSALDARVRAGLRQELREVQQRLGIPTLMVTHDQEEAMSMADKIICMQAGRIVQEGTPYELYTRPRTRFVAEFMGHSNLLSRDVVGTLMPELLSPPQETAPPDGAELFIRPERITLQKTEGAAGRVINTSFLGSIQRVQVMWKSQPLLVETSSTRHWHIGDPVHLSIRAEDCAWVQP, from the coding sequence ATGGCACTGGTTATTCACAATCTCTACAAAAGTTTTGACGGGTATGTCGCACTCGACCGCATTAATTTAGCGATCGAAAATGCCGAGTTCGTCTGTCTTCTTGGGCCCAGCGGCTGTGGCAAAACGACATTGCTGCGTATCATCGCCGGGTTACTCAGCTGCGATGGCGGGAAAATCACGCTGGACGATCGCGATCTGGTCAATGTTCCTGCCAAGGAGAGAGGATTTGGCATCGTCTTCCAATCCTATTCCTTGTTCCCTCATATGACGATTGCGCAGAATATTGGCTATGGGCTAAAAATTCGCCGGGTTCCCGCTGAAGAAATAGCGGCCCGTGTTAGTGACCTGCTGGACACCGTGCGGCTCAGCGGATTTGGCGATCGTTACCCTACTCAGCTTTCTGGCGGACAGCAGCAGCGCGTCGCTATCGCGCGGGCCTTGGCAGTCAACCCTGCGCTGCTATTGCTGGATGAACCGCTGTCGGCGCTGGATGCACGTGTGCGTGCCGGGTTGCGTCAGGAATTACGCGAGGTGCAACAGCGACTCGGCATTCCCACCCTGATGGTGACGCACGATCAGGAAGAAGCGATGAGCATGGCGGATAAAATCATTTGCATGCAAGCAGGCCGCATCGTACAGGAAGGGACACCGTATGAACTGTATACCCGACCGCGCACGCGTTTCGTCGCCGAATTTATGGGACACAGTAACCTGTTGTCGCGCGACGTTGTCGGCACGCTGATGCCGGAACTGCTCTCTCCGCCGCAGGAAACGGCACCGCCGGACGGCGCGGAATTATTTATTCGCCCAGAAAGGATCACACTACAGAAAACGGAAGGCGCAGCGGGAAGAGTCATCAATACCAGCTTCCTTGGCAGTATCCAGCGCGTGCAGGTGATGTGGAAATCGCAGCCGCTACTGGTCGAGACCAGCAGTACCAGACACTGGCATATCGGCGACCCTGTCCATCTCTCTATTCGTGCAGAAGACTGCGCCTGGGTGCAACCATGA
- a CDS encoding ABC transporter permease subunit has product MSQTMLPPQTSRDRWLSGLCLWIPLLTLLMFFAIPMLSIVWHSLLDDQNGSVGLANYRALMDSPGIWQATLNSLILGVITTLVTLFLGFIVAYGLECTVMPAKRFIAFATSLPILAPSLVLGLGLIFLLGRNGIVGNLLGVRLEIYGFWGLLIANVLYALPQAILIIRATLRHSDTRQYEAANVLGASDWRQFLDITLPGLRYGLLSTAFVVFTITITDFGNAMVIGGNFSVLATEIYSQVSGQMKFGMGAVVGILLLLPAAAAIWIERATTQRQKAIGTQAAIPHVPQPLRTRDMSFYLATMTIALMIVAVIGTVIIASMIRLWPYRLDLTLKHYNIDLAGGYAPLWTSIWISALTAVVGTALLFLLTFGIHRQPGKLANAAALLSALPVAVPGLVLGLSYVFTFNTADLPWGMLYGSALLVALCNYYHYHTQGYTTMMMGIRHVPPAMEDATTVLGGGVGRIMRDVYLPAMRVTLISVALFLFMRAMVTLSAVIFLVTPSLPLAAVTVMRLDEAGFTSQAAAFSTCIMGIVAMTALLLHLVTEKWQAR; this is encoded by the coding sequence ATGAGTCAGACCATGCTTCCTCCGCAAACGTCTCGCGATCGCTGGCTTTCTGGTCTATGTCTGTGGATCCCGCTGCTGACGTTACTGATGTTTTTTGCTATTCCGATGCTGAGTATTGTCTGGCATAGCCTGTTGGACGATCAAAACGGCAGTGTTGGGCTCGCCAATTATCGGGCGCTGATGGACTCGCCCGGTATCTGGCAGGCGACGCTCAACAGCCTGATTCTTGGCGTCATCACCACGCTGGTGACGCTATTTTTGGGATTTATTGTCGCCTATGGATTGGAATGCACCGTGATGCCCGCAAAACGCTTTATCGCCTTTGCGACCTCGTTGCCTATACTCGCCCCCTCGTTAGTGTTGGGGCTGGGTTTGATTTTTCTACTGGGGAGAAACGGTATCGTCGGCAATCTGCTTGGCGTGCGATTAGAGATTTATGGCTTCTGGGGGTTATTAATCGCCAATGTGCTTTACGCGCTACCGCAAGCGATCCTGATTATTCGAGCCACCCTGCGCCACAGCGATACGCGTCAGTATGAAGCCGCGAACGTTCTTGGCGCGTCTGACTGGCGACAATTCCTGGATATTACGCTCCCCGGCCTGCGCTATGGACTACTGAGTACAGCCTTTGTGGTCTTTACGATCACCATCACGGATTTCGGCAATGCCATGGTGATCGGCGGCAACTTCTCCGTGCTGGCAACCGAGATCTACAGCCAGGTCAGCGGCCAAATGAAATTCGGAATGGGGGCGGTCGTCGGGATTCTGCTGCTGTTGCCTGCGGCAGCGGCGATCTGGATAGAACGCGCGACAACCCAGCGGCAAAAAGCGATCGGGACGCAGGCGGCGATCCCCCACGTGCCACAACCGCTGCGCACGCGGGACATGTCGTTCTACCTGGCAACCATGACCATCGCACTGATGATTGTCGCCGTGATCGGCACCGTCATTATCGCCAGCATGATTCGCCTGTGGCCGTACCGATTGGATCTGACGCTTAAACATTACAATATCGATCTCGCGGGAGGCTATGCGCCTCTGTGGACATCCATCTGGATATCGGCGCTGACCGCGGTGGTTGGTACTGCGCTTCTCTTTCTGCTCACCTTCGGCATTCATCGCCAACCGGGTAAGTTGGCTAATGCCGCCGCGCTTCTTAGCGCCTTACCGGTGGCCGTACCAGGCCTGGTGTTGGGGTTGTCCTACGTATTCACGTTCAATACGGCCGATCTCCCCTGGGGCATGCTGTATGGATCGGCACTGCTGGTGGCACTCTGCAACTATTACCATTATCACACACAAGGCTACACCACGATGATGATGGGAATACGCCATGTTCCGCCTGCGATGGAAGACGCGACGACCGTTTTAGGCGGCGGCGTAGGGCGTATTATGCGCGATGTCTATCTCCCTGCGATGCGCGTAACGCTAATTTCGGTCGCCCTGTTTTTATTCATGCGCGCGATGGTTACACTGTCGGCGGTCATTTTTTTGGTCACGCCATCGTTGCCTTTGGCTGCCGTCACCGTCATGCGATTAGATGAAGCCGGTTTCACCTCGCAGGCGGCGGCTTTTTCGACCTGTATTATGGGTATCGTGGCCATGACCGCATTGCTTTTGCATCTGGTGACAGAGAAGTGGCAAGCGCGGTAA
- a CDS encoding aspartate aminotransferase family protein, producing the protein MATRSTIMDTNSFRTEHAQALDADTRRLTDRRSQVLGNSYRLFYRNPVHLVRGEGQYLWDAAGHKYLDVYNNVASIGHCHPAVIDAVHQQMCLLNTHTRYLHERILDYSADILSTVPAEINKAMYMCTGSEANDLAIRVARAYSGGTGIIVSREAYHGTSELTSGASPALGSGQPLAATTRLVPAPDRYRVNAPDLGTWFAQQIQIQIDDMAANGIKFAGFLADSIFSSDGVLPGPAGYLQPAIEVVHANGGIFIADEVQPGFARTGEHFWGFGRHGIVPDVVTLGKPMGNGIPVSALLAKDDVLAAFSDEIPYFNTFGGNPVSIAAAQAVLNVIREEGLQEHSRVVGEQLTRELARLAERHACVGDVRGAGLFIGFELVSDRETKTPDKALALDVVEQLRADHVLTSVAGPHGNVLKLRPPLAFQAQDIDWLVGALDRALSLLSPQR; encoded by the coding sequence ATGGCGACACGATCTACCATCATGGATACCAACAGCTTTCGTACCGAGCATGCGCAGGCGCTGGATGCGGATACGCGCAGATTGACGGACAGGCGTTCCCAGGTGTTGGGGAACTCATACCGCTTGTTCTACCGTAACCCGGTACACCTGGTTCGCGGTGAGGGACAATATTTGTGGGATGCCGCGGGACATAAATACCTGGATGTCTACAACAATGTCGCCAGCATCGGACACTGCCACCCCGCAGTCATCGATGCCGTGCATCAGCAAATGTGTTTACTGAATACCCATACCCGCTATTTGCACGAACGCATTCTGGATTATTCGGCGGATATTCTCAGCACCGTACCGGCCGAGATTAATAAGGCGATGTACATGTGTACCGGCTCGGAAGCCAACGATCTGGCGATTCGCGTAGCGCGTGCCTACAGCGGCGGAACGGGAATTATTGTCAGCCGCGAGGCGTACCACGGAACCAGCGAATTAACTTCTGGCGCGTCGCCCGCGCTTGGCAGTGGGCAGCCGCTGGCGGCGACCACGCGGCTTGTGCCAGCGCCCGATCGCTATCGCGTCAATGCGCCGGATTTGGGCACCTGGTTCGCGCAGCAAATCCAGATACAAATTGATGATATGGCCGCGAACGGCATTAAATTCGCTGGTTTTCTGGCGGATTCTATTTTTTCTTCCGATGGCGTACTACCTGGCCCCGCAGGCTATCTGCAACCCGCGATAGAAGTGGTGCATGCCAATGGCGGGATCTTCATCGCGGATGAGGTTCAGCCGGGGTTTGCCCGTACTGGCGAACATTTCTGGGGGTTTGGCCGTCATGGCATTGTGCCTGATGTGGTGACGTTAGGTAAACCGATGGGGAATGGCATACCGGTATCGGCGCTGTTAGCGAAAGACGATGTGCTAGCGGCGTTCAGCGATGAAATTCCCTATTTCAATACCTTTGGTGGTAACCCGGTATCGATAGCGGCCGCACAGGCGGTGCTCAACGTGATTCGAGAGGAAGGTTTACAGGAACATAGTCGAGTGGTGGGCGAACAATTAACGCGCGAACTGGCGCGCCTTGCCGAGCGCCACGCGTGTGTCGGCGATGTACGCGGCGCGGGCCTGTTCATCGGGTTTGAACTGGTCAGCGACCGCGAAACCAAAACGCCGGATAAAGCGCTGGCGTTGGATGTGGTCGAGCAACTTCGGGCCGATCATGTCCTTACGTCAGTGGCTGGCCCGCACGGCAATGTGTTGAAGCTGCGTCCGCCGCTGGCGTTTCAGGCACAGGATATCGACTGGCTTGTCGGCGCGCTCGACCGAGCACTGAGCCTGCTTTCACCTCAGCGTTAA